Proteins found in one Alphaproteobacteria bacterium genomic segment:
- the aroC gene encoding chorismate synthase yields the protein MPGNSFGHAFRYTTWGESHGPAIGCVVDGVPPRIPLAEADIQKWLDKRRPGQSRFTTQRREPDQVRILSGTFEGATTGTPISLLIENVDQRSKDYSEIKDLYRPGHADYTYQAKYGIRDYRGGGRASARETACRVAAGAIARLILGDRVSILGAMIQMGPHKIDPHRWDWTQVEQNPFFCPDAAAAKAWEVELDAIRKRGSSAGAIVEVHASGVPAGLGEPIYDKLDADLAKAMMSINAVKAVEIGDGFAGAATPGEEAHDTMRMRDGKPVFVTNHAGGTLGGISNGADVVVRFAVKPTSSILIPQQGVNANGEEVEVVTKGRHDPCVGIRAVPVGEAMMAIVLADHLLRHRAQCG from the coding sequence ATGCCCGGCAACAGCTTCGGACACGCATTTCGCTACACGACTTGGGGCGAAAGCCATGGCCCCGCGATCGGATGCGTGGTCGATGGCGTGCCGCCGCGTATTCCGCTGGCCGAAGCAGATATCCAAAAGTGGCTGGACAAGCGCCGGCCGGGCCAATCCCGTTTCACGACCCAGCGCCGGGAGCCAGATCAGGTGAGGATCCTGTCGGGCACATTCGAAGGGGCCACGACCGGGACTCCGATCTCCCTCCTCATCGAGAACGTCGACCAGCGCTCGAAAGACTATAGCGAGATCAAGGATCTCTACCGTCCCGGCCACGCGGACTATACCTACCAGGCAAAATACGGAATCCGCGATTACCGCGGCGGGGGACGGGCGTCGGCGCGGGAGACGGCGTGCCGAGTGGCGGCGGGCGCCATCGCACGCCTGATCCTGGGCGACCGCGTGTCAATCCTCGGCGCCATGATCCAAATGGGCCCGCACAAGATCGACCCCCACCGATGGGACTGGACTCAAGTCGAACAGAATCCCTTCTTCTGCCCGGATGCGGCTGCCGCCAAGGCCTGGGAGGTCGAGCTCGACGCCATCCGCAAGCGAGGCTCCTCCGCGGGGGCGATCGTCGAAGTGCATGCCTCCGGCGTGCCGGCCGGGTTGGGCGAGCCGATCTACGACAAGCTCGACGCCGACCTTGCCAAGGCGATGATGAGCATCAATGCGGTCAAGGCCGTCGAAATCGGCGACGGTTTCGCAGGGGCCGCTACCCCCGGCGAAGAAGCCCACGACACGATGCGCATGCGCGACGGCAAGCCGGTATTCGTCACAAATCATGCGGGTGGCACGCTTGGCGGCATTTCGAACGGCGCCGACGTCGTCGTGCGATTTGCGGTCAAGCCGACGAGTTCGATTCTCATCCCGCAACAAGGCGTCAACGCGAATGGCGAGGAGGTCGAGGTCGTCACCAAGGGGCGCCACGATCCGTGCGTCGGCATACGCGCGGTACCCGTCGGCGAAGCCATGATGGCGATTGTGTTGGCCGACCACCTTTTGCGCCACCGTGCCCAGTGCGGATGA
- a CDS encoding peroxidase-related enzyme (This protein belongs to a clade of uncharacterized proteins related to peroxidases such as the alkylhydroperoxidase AhpD.) has protein sequence MPQPSRIMALKVPAEGSAEEDVKAFYAKCREKLGLVPNVLRAYQLRPKKLRNFIAFYNELMLGDSGLSKLEREMIAVVVSSINHCYYCLVAHGQAVRKLSGDPQLGEMLVMNYRVASLEPRHRAMLDFAAKLTERPHAMEESDRAALHAAGFSEEDIFDIADVAGFYNMSNRVASAVEMMPNPEYHAMDR, from the coding sequence ATGCCACAGCCGAGCCGCATCATGGCGCTCAAGGTTCCGGCCGAAGGATCGGCGGAGGAAGACGTAAAGGCGTTCTACGCGAAGTGCCGCGAGAAACTGGGCCTCGTGCCGAACGTGTTGCGCGCCTATCAACTTCGACCCAAGAAACTGCGCAACTTCATTGCCTTCTACAATGAGCTGATGCTCGGCGATTCGGGCCTCAGCAAGCTCGAGCGGGAGATGATTGCGGTCGTCGTGTCGTCGATCAACCACTGCTACTATTGCCTCGTCGCGCACGGACAGGCGGTGCGCAAGCTCTCCGGGGACCCTCAATTGGGCGAGATGCTGGTCATGAATTATCGCGTCGCATCGCTCGAGCCGCGCCATCGCGCGATGCTCGATTTTGCAGCCAAGCTCACCGAGCGGCCGCATGCGATGGAGGAGTCCGATCGCGCTGCCCTTCACGCGGCCGGCTTCAGCGAGGAGGACATCTTCGACATCGCGGACGTCGCGGGTTTTTACAACATGTCGAACCGGGTCGCATCGGCGGTCGAAATGATGCCCAATCCGGAATATCACGCAATGGACCGCTGA